The following are encoded together in the Zingiber officinale cultivar Zhangliang chromosome 8A, Zo_v1.1, whole genome shotgun sequence genome:
- the LOC122007838 gene encoding synaptotagmin-5-like isoform X3 produces MSGITMELEMQWDGNPSIVLDVRTRVGVSLPIQVKNIGFTGVFRVIFKPLVDEFPCFGAICYSLREKKKLDFTLKVVGGDISSLPGISDAIEGMIRDAVEDSITWPVRNIIPILPGDYSDLELKPTGILEVKLVQAKGLTNKDLIGKSDPYAVLYIRPLRDRTKTSKVINNDLDPIWNEHFEFTVEDASTQNLTVKIYDDEGLQASEFIGCAQVRLQDLHPGKVKDVWLKLVKDLEVQRDKKDRGQVHLELLYCPFGTESQFSNPFANQKYSMTSLEKVLKSSTNGADAESIERTANQKKKEVIVRGVLSVTIISGEDLPAMDVMGKADPFVVIRMKKSETKNKTRVVNDSLNPTWNQTFDIVVEDGLHDMLILEVWDHDTFGKDYMGRCIMTLTRVILEGEVRDSFPLEGAKSGKLNVYLKWAAQPIFRDNN; encoded by the exons ATGTCTGGAATCACAATGGAGCTAGAGATGCAGTGGGATGGCAATCCAAGCATTGTTCTTGATGTTCGGACAAGAGTTGGTGTGTCACTTCCCATACAG GTGAAAAACATTGGCTTCACAGGTGTGTTCCGTGTGATTTTTAAACCACTGGTGGATGAATTTCCTTGCTTTGGAGCTATTTGTTATTCTTTGAGAGAGAAG AAAAAACTTGACTTTACTCTTAAAGTAGTCGGTGGTGATATATCATCACTTCCTGGTATATCGGATGCGATTGAG ggAATGATACGTGATGCTGTTGAAGATTCGATAACATGGCCAGTACGGAATATTATTCCTATTTTACCTGGAGATTACAG TGACCTGGAACTGAAACCTACTGGTATTCTGGAGGTAAAGCTTGTTCAAGCAAAAGGTTTGACAAATAAGGACTTAATAGGGAAATCCGATCCCTATGCTGTGTTATATATACGACCACTACGTGACAGAACAAAGACTAGCAAAGTCATT AACAACGATTTAGATCCAATATGGAATGAACACTTCGAGTTCACAGTTGAGGATGCTTCGACTCAGAATTTGACAGTAAAGATATATGACGATGAAGGTTTACAGGCATCTGAATTTATAGGTTGTGCTCAAGTAAGGTTACAGGATCTTCATCCTGGAAAAGTGAAAGATGTCTGGTTGAAACTTGTCAAAGATTTAGAAGTCCAGAGAGACAAGAAGGACCGTGGTCAG GTTCACCTAGAGCTTCTATATTGTCCTTTCGGCACAGAGAGTCAATTTTCTAATCCTTTTGCCAATCAAAAATACTCTATGACTTCTTTGGAGAAGGTTCTCAAGAGTAGCACAAATGGAGCTGATGCTGAAAGCATAGAGCGCACAGCtaatcaaaagaaaaaggaggtgatAGTAAGAGGAGTGCTTTCTGTAACAATCATCTCTGGGGAGGACTTGCCTGCAATGGATGTAATGGGAAAGGCAGACCCCTTTGTTGTGATCCGTATGAAAAAATCAGAAACTAAGAACAAAACTAGG GTTGTGAATGATAGCTTGAATCCAACCTGGAATCAAACTTTTGACATTGTTGTTGAAGATGGCCTGCATGATATGCTTATATTGGAAGTTTGGGACCATGACACATTTGGAAAG GACTACATGGGGCGGTGCATCATGACGTTGACAAGGGTCATACTTGAAGGGGAAGTCAGAGATAGCTTTCCTTTAGAAGGGGCTAAATCTGGAAAGCTAAACGTGTACCTAAAGTGGGCAGCACAACCCATATTCCGTGATAATAACTGA
- the LOC122007840 gene encoding homeobox protein knotted-1-like 13 isoform X3, producing the protein MEFRNHLSHELAVPPYAEQQIAAAAAAADNRAALRKAMDQLSATRASGAGEEADAVSDDGKDLHRLMAKPAMAGGSGPTWLNGAILQQHGLGQYGDGRFSHLQASSASPGGGRGGGGGHWFPRPPPVLQRSVSEEEVPMSTESAVAAAISSEVGAGGGGSRVRAERGEAEGGSGGEAAEGAWQNARYKAEILAHPLYEQLLSAHVACLRIATPVDQLPRIDAQLSQSQQVVSKYSALGGGGQMMSVDDRELDQFMTHYVFLLSSFKEQLQQHVRVHAMEAVMACWELEQSLQTLTGVSPGEGTGATMSDDEDDQDQDSDTNLFDGSLDGPDSMGFGPLVPTETERSLMERVRQELKHELKQGYKDKIVDIRDEILRKRRAGKLPGDSTSTLKAWWQSHSKWPYPTEDDKARLVQETGLQLKQINNWFINQRKRNWHSNSSSSSSTLKSKRKRQ; encoded by the exons ATGGAGTTCCGTAACCACCTCTCGCACGAGCTGGCGGTGCCGCCGTACGCGGAGCAGCAgatagcggcggcggcggcggcggcagatAACCGGGCGGCGCTCCGGAAAGCCATGGATCAGCTGTCGGCCACTCGGGCTTCCGGGGCCGGCGAGGAGGCGGACGCCGTCTCCGACGACGGTAAGGATCTCCACCGCCTCATGGCGAAGCCGGCCATGGCGGGCGGGAGCGGACCCACCTGGCTTAACGGCGCGATTCTCCAGCAACACGGGCTGGGGCAGTATGGGGATGGAAGATTTTCGCACCTTCAGGCCTCGTCAGCGTCGccgggaggaggaagaggaggcggCGGAGGGCACTGGTTCCCCCGGCCTCCGCCGGTCCTTCAGAGGAGCGTGAGCGAGGAGGAGGTCCCGATGTCGACCGAGTCGGCAGTAGCGGCGGCCATCTCGTCGGAGGTCGGTGCCGGGGGAGGAGGCAGCAGGGTCCGCGCGGAGCGAGGCGAGGCGGAAGGGGGAAGCGGCGGGGAGGCGGCCGAGGGAGCGTGGCAAAACGCGAGGTACAAGGCGGAGATATTGGCGCACCCCTTGTACGAGCAGCTGCTGTCGGCGCACGTGGCTTGCCTGAGGATCGCCACGCCGGTGGACCAGCTTCCGAGGATCGACGCACAGCTCTCGCAGTCGCAGCAGGTCGTCTCCAAGTACTCCGCCCTCGGCGGCGGCGGCCAGATGATGAGCGTTGACGACAGAGAGCTCGATCAATTTATG ACACACTATGTATTTCTTCTTAGCTCCTTCAAAGAACAGCTGCAGCAGCATGTCCGTGTTCACGCCATGGAGGCAGTGATGGCCTGCTGGGAGCTTGAGCAATCACTTCAGACCCTAACAG GTGTTTCTCCTGGTGAAGGCACAGGAGCTACCATGTCTGATGATGAGGATGACCAAGATCAGGACAGCGACACCAACTTGTTCGATGGAAGTTTGGATGGACCAGACAGCATGGGCTTTGGCCCTCTTGTTCCGACCGAGACCGAACGATCCTTGATGGAACGTGTTAGGCAAGAGCTGAAGCATGAGCTAAAACAA GGATACAAAGACAAAATCGTAGACATTAGAGATGAGATTCTTCGAAAGAGAAGGGCCGGAAAACTCCCCGGCGATAGCACTTCCACTCTGAAAGCTTGGTGGCAGTCACACTCCAAGTGGCCTTATCCAACG GAGGACGACAAGGCGCGATTGGTGCAAGAAACAGGGTTACAGCTAAAGCAGATCAATAACTGGTTCATCAACCAAAGGAAAAGGAATTGGCACAgcaactcctcctcctcctcgtctaCTCTGAAAAGCAAGCGTAAAAG GCAGTGA
- the LOC122007838 gene encoding synaptotagmin-5-like isoform X2, producing MGFFLGLFLGVVVGVGLVMAFVHSENGRSKRRGELAAAVASFARMTVEDSRKLLPAEFYPSWVVFSQRQKLNWLNLELTKIWPFVDQAASELIRSSVEPVLEQYKPIVLSSLKFSKLTLGTVAPQFTGVSIIEGDMSGITMELEMQWDGNPSIVLDVRTRVGVSLPIQVKNIGFTGVFRVIFKPLVDEFPCFGAICYSLREKKKLDFTLKVVGGDISSLPGISDAIEGMIRDAVEDSITWPVRNIIPILPGDYSDLELKPTGILEVKLVQAKGLTNKDLIGKSDPYAVLYIRPLRDRTKTSKVINNDLDPIWNEHFEFTVEDASTQNLTVKIYDDEGLQASEFIGCAQVRLQDLHPGKVKDVWLKLVKDLEVQRDKKDRGQVLKSSTNGADAESIERTANQKKKEVIVRGVLSVTIISGEDLPAMDVMGKADPFVVIRMKKSETKNKTRVVNDSLNPTWNQTFDIVVEDGLHDMLILEVWDHDTFGKDYMGRCIMTLTRVILEGEVRDSFPLEGAKSGKLNVYLKWAAQPIFRDNN from the exons ATGGGGTTCTTTCTCGGCCTATTCCTCGGGGTCGTCGTTGGCGTTGGCCTCGTCATGGCCTTCGTCCACTCGGAGAACGGGCGATCCAAGCGCCGAGGAGAACTG GCTGCAGCTGTTGCTTCTTTTGCAAGAATGACAGTAGAAGATTCGAGGAAACTACTGCCTGCTGAATTTTACCCTTCGTGGGTTGTTTTCTCACAGAGGCAAAAG cTGAACTGGCTGAACTTGGAACTTACCAAGATCTGGCCTTTTGTTGATCAG GCAGCCTCTGAGCTGATAAGAAGTTCCGTTGAGCCAGTGCTTGAACAATATAAACCAATTGTCTTAAGTTCTCTGAAGTTTTCAAAGCTTACGCTGGGAACTGTTGCTCCACAATTCACTG GTGTCTCAATCATTGAGGGGGATATGTCTGGAATCACAATGGAGCTAGAGATGCAGTGGGATGGCAATCCAAGCATTGTTCTTGATGTTCGGACAAGAGTTGGTGTGTCACTTCCCATACAG GTGAAAAACATTGGCTTCACAGGTGTGTTCCGTGTGATTTTTAAACCACTGGTGGATGAATTTCCTTGCTTTGGAGCTATTTGTTATTCTTTGAGAGAGAAG AAAAAACTTGACTTTACTCTTAAAGTAGTCGGTGGTGATATATCATCACTTCCTGGTATATCGGATGCGATTGAG ggAATGATACGTGATGCTGTTGAAGATTCGATAACATGGCCAGTACGGAATATTATTCCTATTTTACCTGGAGATTACAG TGACCTGGAACTGAAACCTACTGGTATTCTGGAGGTAAAGCTTGTTCAAGCAAAAGGTTTGACAAATAAGGACTTAATAGGGAAATCCGATCCCTATGCTGTGTTATATATACGACCACTACGTGACAGAACAAAGACTAGCAAAGTCATT AACAACGATTTAGATCCAATATGGAATGAACACTTCGAGTTCACAGTTGAGGATGCTTCGACTCAGAATTTGACAGTAAAGATATATGACGATGAAGGTTTACAGGCATCTGAATTTATAGGTTGTGCTCAAGTAAGGTTACAGGATCTTCATCCTGGAAAAGTGAAAGATGTCTGGTTGAAACTTGTCAAAGATTTAGAAGTCCAGAGAGACAAGAAGGACCGTGGTCAG GTTCTCAAGAGTAGCACAAATGGAGCTGATGCTGAAAGCATAGAGCGCACAGCtaatcaaaagaaaaaggaggtgatAGTAAGAGGAGTGCTTTCTGTAACAATCATCTCTGGGGAGGACTTGCCTGCAATGGATGTAATGGGAAAGGCAGACCCCTTTGTTGTGATCCGTATGAAAAAATCAGAAACTAAGAACAAAACTAGG GTTGTGAATGATAGCTTGAATCCAACCTGGAATCAAACTTTTGACATTGTTGTTGAAGATGGCCTGCATGATATGCTTATATTGGAAGTTTGGGACCATGACACATTTGGAAAG GACTACATGGGGCGGTGCATCATGACGTTGACAAGGGTCATACTTGAAGGGGAAGTCAGAGATAGCTTTCCTTTAGAAGGGGCTAAATCTGGAAAGCTAAACGTGTACCTAAAGTGGGCAGCACAACCCATATTCCGTGATAATAACTGA
- the LOC122007838 gene encoding synaptotagmin-5-like isoform X1 → MGFFLGLFLGVVVGVGLVMAFVHSENGRSKRRGELAAAVASFARMTVEDSRKLLPAEFYPSWVVFSQRQKLNWLNLELTKIWPFVDQAASELIRSSVEPVLEQYKPIVLSSLKFSKLTLGTVAPQFTGVSIIEGDMSGITMELEMQWDGNPSIVLDVRTRVGVSLPIQVKNIGFTGVFRVIFKPLVDEFPCFGAICYSLREKKKLDFTLKVVGGDISSLPGISDAIEGMIRDAVEDSITWPVRNIIPILPGDYSDLELKPTGILEVKLVQAKGLTNKDLIGKSDPYAVLYIRPLRDRTKTSKVINNDLDPIWNEHFEFTVEDASTQNLTVKIYDDEGLQASEFIGCAQVRLQDLHPGKVKDVWLKLVKDLEVQRDKKDRGQVHLELLYCPFGTESQFSNPFANQKYSMTSLEKVLKSSTNGADAESIERTANQKKKEVIVRGVLSVTIISGEDLPAMDVMGKADPFVVIRMKKSETKNKTRVVNDSLNPTWNQTFDIVVEDGLHDMLILEVWDHDTFGKDYMGRCIMTLTRVILEGEVRDSFPLEGAKSGKLNVYLKWAAQPIFRDNN, encoded by the exons ATGGGGTTCTTTCTCGGCCTATTCCTCGGGGTCGTCGTTGGCGTTGGCCTCGTCATGGCCTTCGTCCACTCGGAGAACGGGCGATCCAAGCGCCGAGGAGAACTG GCTGCAGCTGTTGCTTCTTTTGCAAGAATGACAGTAGAAGATTCGAGGAAACTACTGCCTGCTGAATTTTACCCTTCGTGGGTTGTTTTCTCACAGAGGCAAAAG cTGAACTGGCTGAACTTGGAACTTACCAAGATCTGGCCTTTTGTTGATCAG GCAGCCTCTGAGCTGATAAGAAGTTCCGTTGAGCCAGTGCTTGAACAATATAAACCAATTGTCTTAAGTTCTCTGAAGTTTTCAAAGCTTACGCTGGGAACTGTTGCTCCACAATTCACTG GTGTCTCAATCATTGAGGGGGATATGTCTGGAATCACAATGGAGCTAGAGATGCAGTGGGATGGCAATCCAAGCATTGTTCTTGATGTTCGGACAAGAGTTGGTGTGTCACTTCCCATACAG GTGAAAAACATTGGCTTCACAGGTGTGTTCCGTGTGATTTTTAAACCACTGGTGGATGAATTTCCTTGCTTTGGAGCTATTTGTTATTCTTTGAGAGAGAAG AAAAAACTTGACTTTACTCTTAAAGTAGTCGGTGGTGATATATCATCACTTCCTGGTATATCGGATGCGATTGAG ggAATGATACGTGATGCTGTTGAAGATTCGATAACATGGCCAGTACGGAATATTATTCCTATTTTACCTGGAGATTACAG TGACCTGGAACTGAAACCTACTGGTATTCTGGAGGTAAAGCTTGTTCAAGCAAAAGGTTTGACAAATAAGGACTTAATAGGGAAATCCGATCCCTATGCTGTGTTATATATACGACCACTACGTGACAGAACAAAGACTAGCAAAGTCATT AACAACGATTTAGATCCAATATGGAATGAACACTTCGAGTTCACAGTTGAGGATGCTTCGACTCAGAATTTGACAGTAAAGATATATGACGATGAAGGTTTACAGGCATCTGAATTTATAGGTTGTGCTCAAGTAAGGTTACAGGATCTTCATCCTGGAAAAGTGAAAGATGTCTGGTTGAAACTTGTCAAAGATTTAGAAGTCCAGAGAGACAAGAAGGACCGTGGTCAG GTTCACCTAGAGCTTCTATATTGTCCTTTCGGCACAGAGAGTCAATTTTCTAATCCTTTTGCCAATCAAAAATACTCTATGACTTCTTTGGAGAAGGTTCTCAAGAGTAGCACAAATGGAGCTGATGCTGAAAGCATAGAGCGCACAGCtaatcaaaagaaaaaggaggtgatAGTAAGAGGAGTGCTTTCTGTAACAATCATCTCTGGGGAGGACTTGCCTGCAATGGATGTAATGGGAAAGGCAGACCCCTTTGTTGTGATCCGTATGAAAAAATCAGAAACTAAGAACAAAACTAGG GTTGTGAATGATAGCTTGAATCCAACCTGGAATCAAACTTTTGACATTGTTGTTGAAGATGGCCTGCATGATATGCTTATATTGGAAGTTTGGGACCATGACACATTTGGAAAG GACTACATGGGGCGGTGCATCATGACGTTGACAAGGGTCATACTTGAAGGGGAAGTCAGAGATAGCTTTCCTTTAGAAGGGGCTAAATCTGGAAAGCTAAACGTGTACCTAAAGTGGGCAGCACAACCCATATTCCGTGATAATAACTGA
- the LOC122007839 gene encoding uncharacterized protein LOC122007839 → MVYSYTPTYYSSFHDTITSLCKSILPFNLRGGRQPLPDQKLAKRHSDSLKWQQDSFHRILHLIALHNEGIVPEIDVVAFRAHMLDTLIAAPKDLEPAGVVRDKLLFLQELLYAKCISAEEYHSSKRPLLQRLAVQGVELDFRDVIVRCPTMSSEEEWSVIELRDKEPMPPSAEKSKHRTTIKSFISNAASPWTGKGENKDLSFPKTTKGPLGSVDVNDKSSILMPESSPVVPVKADKGKRKMFHDMFRRENHDQDENRDPLIAVTEEKPVRSTKKQWGLEGLKKWKRGGGGREGDSTTSFLPTVERSDDASSIACTLVASPIGQGPDTKRIKNKIHFDGSASDFIIDKVLGDNIKKELCRIQSELSTKNQNLDFSEEQIEAISTKLPVDKADLNKFFPRSWCDRYGDIVLDVVRKEFKDHVGEMEAIRSGARDKHDDGSCGEKWVAFGDSDEAFHPNLFSRKQNSLNPFV, encoded by the exons atggtgtacAGTTACACGCCCACCTACTACTCCTCCTTCCATGACACCATCACCTCCCTCTGCAAGTCCATCCTTCCCTTCAACCTCCGGGGCGGCCGGCAGCCGCTGCCGGATCAGAAGCTCGCCAAGCGCCACTCCGACAGCCTCAAGTGGCAGCAGGACTCCTTCCACCGTATCCTCCACCTCATCGCCCTCCATAACGAAGGCATCGTTCCGGAGATTGACGTCGTAGCCTTCCGCGCCCACATGCTTGACACCCTCATCGCCGCCCCCAAGGACCTTGAGCCCGCCGGTGTCGTCCGCGACAAGCTTCTCTTCTTGCAG GAATTGTTATATGCTAAATGCATCTCGGCGGAGGAGTACCACTCCTCGAAGAGGCCTCTGCTGCAGAGGCTCGCCGTGCAAGGCGTCGAGCTCGATTTCCGGGACGTGATCGTCCGGTGTCCGACGATGAGCTCCGAAGAAGAATGGTCGGTCATAGAGCTCAGGGACAAGGAGCCAATGCCGCCGTCTGCGGAGAAGTCCAAGCACCGAACTACCATCAAATCCTTCATCAGCAACGCCGCTTCGCCATGGACAGGGAAAGGGGAGAACAAGGATCTCTCCTTCCCCAAAACGACGAAGGGACCTCTGGGCTCCGTTGATGTGAACGACAAGAGCTCAATTTTAATGCCGGAGAGCTCGCCGGTGGTCCCCGTCAAGGCCGACAAAGGCAAGAGGAAGATGTTCCACGACATGTTCCGGAGAGAGAACCACGACCAGGACGAGAACAGAGACCCACTGATCGCCGTGACAGAAGAGAAGCCGGTGAGGTCTACAAAGAAACAATGGGGTCTTGAAGGGCTCAAGAAATGGAAGAGAGGTGGCGGCGGCCGCGAAGGTGACTCGACGACTTCTTTTCTACCTACTGTCGAGAGATCAGATGATGCTTCCTCCATAGCTTGCACCCTCGTAGCCTCTCCGATCGGCCAAGGCCCAGATACTAAGAGGATCAAAAACAAAATTCACTTCGATGGCTCTGCTTCTGATTTCATCATTGACAAG GTCTTAGGTGACAACATCAAGAAGGAACTTTGTCGAATCCAATCGGAACTGAGCACGAAGAATCAAAACCTCGATTTCTC GGAAGAACAAATTGAAGCAATCTCAACCAAGCTTCCAGTCGACAAGGCTGATTTGAACAAATTCTTTCCGAG GTCATGGTGCGACAGATATGGAGACATTGTGCTCGATGTCGTGAGGAAGGAGTTCAAGGATCATGTCGGCGAGATGGAGGCCATCAGAAGTGGTGCTAGAGACAAGCATGATGATGGCAGTTGTGGAGAGAAATGGGTAGCATTCGGAGATAGTGATGAGGCGTTCCATCCCAATCTCTTCTCTCGGAAGCAAAACTCACTGAACCCGTTTGTTTGA
- the LOC122007840 gene encoding homeobox protein knotted-1-like 13 isoform X1: protein MEFRNHLSHELAVPPYAEQQIAAAAAAADNRAALRKAMDQLSATRASGAGEEADAVSDDGKDLHRLMAKPAMAGGSGPTWLNGAILQQHGLGQYGDGRFSHLQASSASPGGGRGGGGGHWFPRPPPVLQRSVSEEEVPMSTESAVAAAISSEVGAGGGGSRVRAERGEAEGGSGGEAAEGAWQNARYKAEILAHPLYEQLLSAHVACLRIATPVDQLPRIDAQLSQSQQVVSKYSALGGGGQMMSVDDRELDQFMTHYVFLLSSFKEQLQQHVRVHAMEAVMACWELEQSLQTLTGVSPGEGTGATMSDDEDDQDQDSDTNLFDGSLDGPDSMGFGPLVPTETERSLMERVRQELKHELKQGYKDKIVDIRDEILRKRRAGKLPGDSTSTLKAWWQSHSKWPYPTEDDKARLVQETGLQLKQINNWFINQRKRNWHSNSSSSSSTLKSKRKRLGTSITNH from the exons ATGGAGTTCCGTAACCACCTCTCGCACGAGCTGGCGGTGCCGCCGTACGCGGAGCAGCAgatagcggcggcggcggcggcggcagatAACCGGGCGGCGCTCCGGAAAGCCATGGATCAGCTGTCGGCCACTCGGGCTTCCGGGGCCGGCGAGGAGGCGGACGCCGTCTCCGACGACGGTAAGGATCTCCACCGCCTCATGGCGAAGCCGGCCATGGCGGGCGGGAGCGGACCCACCTGGCTTAACGGCGCGATTCTCCAGCAACACGGGCTGGGGCAGTATGGGGATGGAAGATTTTCGCACCTTCAGGCCTCGTCAGCGTCGccgggaggaggaagaggaggcggCGGAGGGCACTGGTTCCCCCGGCCTCCGCCGGTCCTTCAGAGGAGCGTGAGCGAGGAGGAGGTCCCGATGTCGACCGAGTCGGCAGTAGCGGCGGCCATCTCGTCGGAGGTCGGTGCCGGGGGAGGAGGCAGCAGGGTCCGCGCGGAGCGAGGCGAGGCGGAAGGGGGAAGCGGCGGGGAGGCGGCCGAGGGAGCGTGGCAAAACGCGAGGTACAAGGCGGAGATATTGGCGCACCCCTTGTACGAGCAGCTGCTGTCGGCGCACGTGGCTTGCCTGAGGATCGCCACGCCGGTGGACCAGCTTCCGAGGATCGACGCACAGCTCTCGCAGTCGCAGCAGGTCGTCTCCAAGTACTCCGCCCTCGGCGGCGGCGGCCAGATGATGAGCGTTGACGACAGAGAGCTCGATCAATTTATG ACACACTATGTATTTCTTCTTAGCTCCTTCAAAGAACAGCTGCAGCAGCATGTCCGTGTTCACGCCATGGAGGCAGTGATGGCCTGCTGGGAGCTTGAGCAATCACTTCAGACCCTAACAG GTGTTTCTCCTGGTGAAGGCACAGGAGCTACCATGTCTGATGATGAGGATGACCAAGATCAGGACAGCGACACCAACTTGTTCGATGGAAGTTTGGATGGACCAGACAGCATGGGCTTTGGCCCTCTTGTTCCGACCGAGACCGAACGATCCTTGATGGAACGTGTTAGGCAAGAGCTGAAGCATGAGCTAAAACAA GGATACAAAGACAAAATCGTAGACATTAGAGATGAGATTCTTCGAAAGAGAAGGGCCGGAAAACTCCCCGGCGATAGCACTTCCACTCTGAAAGCTTGGTGGCAGTCACACTCCAAGTGGCCTTATCCAACG GAGGACGACAAGGCGCGATTGGTGCAAGAAACAGGGTTACAGCTAAAGCAGATCAATAACTGGTTCATCAACCAAAGGAAAAGGAATTGGCACAgcaactcctcctcctcctcgtctaCTCTGAAAAGCAAGCGTAAAAGGTTGGGAACAAGTATAACTAATCACTAG
- the LOC122007840 gene encoding homeobox protein knotted-1-like 13 isoform X2, translating to MEFRNHLSHELAVPPYAEQQIAAAAAAADNRAALRKAMDQLSATRASGAGEEADAVSDDGKDLHRLMAKPAMAGGSGPTWLNGAILQQHGLGQYGDGRFSHLQASSASPGGGRGGGGGHWFPRPPPVLQRSVSEEEVPMSTESAVAAAISSEVGAGGGGSRVRAERGEAEGGSGGEAAEGAWQNARYKAEILAHPLYEQLLSAHVACLRIATPVDQLPRIDAQLSQSQQVVSKYSALGGGGQMMSVDDRELDQFMTHYVFLLSSFKEQLQQHVRVHAMEAVMACWELEQSLQTLTGVSPGEGTGATMSDDEDDQDQDSDTNLFDGSLDGPDSMGFGPLVPTETERSLMERVRQELKHELKQGYKDKIVDIRDEILRKRRAGKLPGDSTSTLKAWWQSHSKWPYPTEDDKARLVQETGLQLKQINNWFINQRKRNWHSNSSSSSSTLKSKRKSEAVNEG from the exons ATGGAGTTCCGTAACCACCTCTCGCACGAGCTGGCGGTGCCGCCGTACGCGGAGCAGCAgatagcggcggcggcggcggcggcagatAACCGGGCGGCGCTCCGGAAAGCCATGGATCAGCTGTCGGCCACTCGGGCTTCCGGGGCCGGCGAGGAGGCGGACGCCGTCTCCGACGACGGTAAGGATCTCCACCGCCTCATGGCGAAGCCGGCCATGGCGGGCGGGAGCGGACCCACCTGGCTTAACGGCGCGATTCTCCAGCAACACGGGCTGGGGCAGTATGGGGATGGAAGATTTTCGCACCTTCAGGCCTCGTCAGCGTCGccgggaggaggaagaggaggcggCGGAGGGCACTGGTTCCCCCGGCCTCCGCCGGTCCTTCAGAGGAGCGTGAGCGAGGAGGAGGTCCCGATGTCGACCGAGTCGGCAGTAGCGGCGGCCATCTCGTCGGAGGTCGGTGCCGGGGGAGGAGGCAGCAGGGTCCGCGCGGAGCGAGGCGAGGCGGAAGGGGGAAGCGGCGGGGAGGCGGCCGAGGGAGCGTGGCAAAACGCGAGGTACAAGGCGGAGATATTGGCGCACCCCTTGTACGAGCAGCTGCTGTCGGCGCACGTGGCTTGCCTGAGGATCGCCACGCCGGTGGACCAGCTTCCGAGGATCGACGCACAGCTCTCGCAGTCGCAGCAGGTCGTCTCCAAGTACTCCGCCCTCGGCGGCGGCGGCCAGATGATGAGCGTTGACGACAGAGAGCTCGATCAATTTATG ACACACTATGTATTTCTTCTTAGCTCCTTCAAAGAACAGCTGCAGCAGCATGTCCGTGTTCACGCCATGGAGGCAGTGATGGCCTGCTGGGAGCTTGAGCAATCACTTCAGACCCTAACAG GTGTTTCTCCTGGTGAAGGCACAGGAGCTACCATGTCTGATGATGAGGATGACCAAGATCAGGACAGCGACACCAACTTGTTCGATGGAAGTTTGGATGGACCAGACAGCATGGGCTTTGGCCCTCTTGTTCCGACCGAGACCGAACGATCCTTGATGGAACGTGTTAGGCAAGAGCTGAAGCATGAGCTAAAACAA GGATACAAAGACAAAATCGTAGACATTAGAGATGAGATTCTTCGAAAGAGAAGGGCCGGAAAACTCCCCGGCGATAGCACTTCCACTCTGAAAGCTTGGTGGCAGTCACACTCCAAGTGGCCTTATCCAACG GAGGACGACAAGGCGCGATTGGTGCAAGAAACAGGGTTACAGCTAAAGCAGATCAATAACTGGTTCATCAACCAAAGGAAAAGGAATTGGCACAgcaactcctcctcctcctcgtctaCTCTGAAAAGCAAGCGTAAAAG TGAGGCAGTGAATGAAGGTTAG